In Nomascus leucogenys isolate Asia chromosome 6, Asia_NLE_v1, whole genome shotgun sequence, one DNA window encodes the following:
- the LPCAT4 gene encoding lysophospholipid acyltransferase LPCAT4: protein MSQGSPGDWAPLDPTPGPPASPNPFVHELHLSRLQRVKFCLLGALLAPIRVLLAFIVLFLLWPFAWLQVAGLSEEQLQEPITGWRKTVCHNGVLGLSRLLFFLLGFLRIRVRGQRASRLQAPVLVAAPHSTFFDPIVLLPCDLPKVVSRAENLSVPVIGALLRFNQAILVSRHDPASRRRVVEEVRRRATSGGKWPQVLFFPEGTCSNKKALLKFKPGAFIAGVPVQPVLIRYPNSLDTTSWAWRGPGVLKVLWLTASQPCSIVDVEFLPVYHPSPEESRDPTLYANNVQRVMAQALGIPATECEFVGSLPVIVVGRLKVALEPQLWELGKVLRKAGLSPGYVDAGAEPGRSRMISQEEFARQLQLSDPQTVAGAFGYFQQDTKGLVDFRDVALALAALDGGRSLEELTRLAFELFAEEQAEGPNRLLYKDGFSTILHLLLGSPHPAATALHAELCQAGSSQGLSLCQFQNFSLHDPLYGKLFSTYLRPPHTSRGTSQTPNASSPGSPTALANGTVQAPKQKGD from the exons ATGAGCCAGGGAAGTCCGGGGGACTGGGCCCCCCTCGATCCCACCCCCGGACCCCCAGCATCCCCCAACCCCTTCGTGCATGAGTTACATCTCTCTCGCCTCCAGAGAGTTAAG ttctgcctcctgggggcATTGCTGGCCCCCATCCGAGTGCTTCTGGCCTTTATCGTCCTCTTTCTCCTCTGGCCCTTTGCCTGGCTGCAAGTGGCCGGTCTTAGTGAGGAGCAGCTTCAGGAGCCAATTACAGGATGGAGGAA GACTGTGTGCCACAACGGGGTGCTAGGCCTGAGCCGCCTGCTGTTTTTCCTGCTGGGCTTCCTCCGGATTCGTGTTCGCGGCCAGCGAGCCTCTCGCCTTCAAGCCCCTGTCCTTGTTGCTGCCCCACACTCCACTTTCTTTGACCCCATTGTTCTGCTGCCCTGTGACCTGCCCAAAGTTGTGTCCCGAGCTGAGAACCTTTCCGTTCCTGTCATTGGAG CCCTTCTTCGATTCAACCAAGCCATCCTAGTATCCCGGCATGACCCGGCTTCTCGACGCAGAGTGGTGGAGGAGGTCCGAAGGCGGGCCACCTCAGGAGGCAAGTGGCCGCAG GTGCTATTCTTTCCTGAGGGCACCTGTTCCAACAAGAAGGCTTTGCTTAAGTTCAAACCAG GAGCCTTCATCGCAGGGGTGCCTGTGCAGCCTGTCCTCATCCGCTACCCCAACAGTCTG GACACCACCAGCTGGGCATGGAGGGGTCCTGGAGT ACTCAAAGTCCTCTGGCTCACAGCCTCTCAGCCCTGCAGCATTGTGGATGTGGAG TTCCTTCCTGTGTATCACCCCAGCCCTGAGGAGAGCAGGGACCCCACCCTCTATGCCAACAATGTTCAGAGGGTCATGGCACA GGCTCTGGGCATTCCAGCCACCGAATGTGAGTTTGTAGGGAGCTTACCTGTGATTGTGGTGGGCCGGCTGAAGGTGGCGTTGGAGCCACAGCTCTGGGAACTGGGAAAAGTGCTTCGGAAGGCTGG GCTGTCACCTGGCTATGTGGACGCTGGGGCAGAGCCAGGCCGGAGTCGAATGATCAGCCAGGAAGAGTTTGCCAGGCAGCTACAGCTCTCTGATCCTCAGACGGTGGCTGGTGCCTTTGGCTACTTCCAGCAG GATACCAAGGGTTTGGTGGACTTCCGAGATGTGGCCCTTGCACTAGCAGCTCTGGATGGGGGCAGGAGCCTGGAAGAGCTGACTCGTCTGGCCTTCGAG CTCTTTGCTGAAGAGCAAGCAGAGGGGCCCAACCGCCTGCTGTACAAAGACGGCTTCAGCACCATCCTGCACCTGCTGCTGGGTTCACCCCACCCTGCTGCCACAGCTTTGCATGCTGAGCTGTGCCAGGCAGGATCCAGCCAAGGCCTCTCCCTCT GTCAGTTCCAGAACTTCTCCCTCCATGACCCACTCTATGGGAAACTCTTCAGCACCTACCTGCGCCCCCCACACACCTCTCGAGGCACCTCCCAGACACCAAATGCCTCATCCCCAGGCAGCCCCACTGCTCTGGCCAACGGGACTGTGCAAGCACCCAAGCAGAAGGGAGACTga